In Fibrobacter sp. UWR3, a single window of DNA contains:
- a CDS encoding fibrobacter succinogenes major paralogous domain-containing protein, whose translation MDDRDGQTYKTVKIGDQWWMAENLNYAYLQPTTELDSSSFCYNDSAEYCERYGRLYIWSAAMDSVAVFSADGAECGYKSICSSTYPVRGVCPKGWHLPSIGEWDDMVAYVGGDYYAGRMLKTTTEWFVYDDNIVGIDAYAFSGWPSGRRDNFDKFDGVGRFAFYWSASEVLGDIAILRTDAYNIELGFNYMGAQRSDYYKSGAMSVRCVRD comes from the coding sequence GTGGATGACCGTGATGGTCAGACATACAAGACGGTAAAAATTGGTGACCAGTGGTGGATGGCGGAGAACTTGAATTACGCATATTTGCAACCAACAACTGAGCTGGATTCAAGTAGTTTTTGCTATAACGATTCTGCCGAGTATTGTGAAAGATATGGTCGGCTGTACATATGGAGTGCTGCAATGGATAGTGTTGCGGTATTTAGTGCAGATGGGGCTGAATGTGGCTATAAGAGTATTTGTTCATCGACATATCCCGTGCGAGGCGTTTGCCCCAAAGGCTGGCACCTGCCTAGTATAGGTGAATGGGACGATATGGTTGCTTATGTCGGTGGTGACTATTATGCGGGTCGAATGCTAAAGACCACTACAGAATGGTTTGTTTACGATGATAACATAGTTGGTATAGATGCCTATGCCTTTTCAGGATGGCCTTCGGGTAGAAGGGATAACTTTGATAAATTTGATGGGGTGGGGCGCTTTGCCTTTTATTGGAGTGCTTCTGAAGTCTTGGGAGATATTGCTATCTTGCGTACTGACGCATATAATATTGAATTGGGCTTTAATTATATGGGCGCGCAAAGGAGCGATTATTATAAAAGCGGTGCAATGTCTGTCCGCTGCGTAAGGGACTAA
- a CDS encoding fibrobacter succinogenes major paralogous domain-containing protein, with product MTNLWYHPGLRSSSPVRQAQDRLWRGSIHLVLSLILAAFFVACSDNDSDVTTPPSGDSSSSVCNDCEDGSSSSVTPQSSSSSKVPEPVEGSSSSTISSSSSVTLATPCKTETEDNCEYGELTDDRDGKKYKTVKIGDQWWMAENLNYETGSSDCFSYGNPNCVKYGRLYAWGDAMDSAGTWSTNGKGCGRFGKDCSPIYPVRGICPNGWHLPDTTEWGTLLAAVGGREIAGKKLKSMSGWYDYKGEKGGGTDDFGFSALPAGLLGDDGYYDEGEAAYFWSSVQRRSLDAYEVFLCNQWDKAEMSKFTGSKDYPVSVRCIKDDASKSSSSVTPQSSSSSKVPEPVEESSSSLVEPSSSSSVILATPCKTDSTDTCEYGELVDVRDGQAYKTVKIGDQWWMAENLNFRTDSSFCFDHEERNCTMYGRLYTWAAASSACPSGWHLPSVTEFENLFTAVGGSSTGGLKLKATSSWYDGGNGTDDFGFSAISTGIMDYDMNYHFREGNNAFFWSSSENDPNNALFMSLLYDKDIADLNSHFKSFGVAVRCVKD from the coding sequence ATGACGAATTTGTGGTATCATCCTGGATTGCGGTCATCCTCGCCCGTTCGGCAAGCTCAGGACAGGCTCTGGCGAGGATCCATACATCTTGTACTTTCGCTTATCTTGGCTGCATTCTTTGTCGCCTGTAGCGACAACGATAGCGATGTTACGACCCCGCCTTCGGGCGATTCTTCATCGAGCGTGTGCAATGACTGCGAAGATGGTTCCTCGTCCAGCGTTACACCGCAGTCGAGCAGTTCCTCAAAGGTCCCTGAGCCTGTCGAAGGGTCCAGTAGCAGTACTATATCCAGCAGCAGTTCGGTCACTTTGGCAACGCCCTGCAAAACAGAGACAGAAGACAACTGCGAATACGGCGAATTAACTGACGACCGCGATGGCAAAAAATACAAGACGGTAAAGATTGGTGACCAGTGGTGGATGGCGGAGAACTTGAACTACGAAACTGGAAGTAGCGATTGCTTCAGTTATGGAAATCCCAATTGCGTCAAGTACGGGCGCCTTTATGCTTGGGGTGATGCAATGGATAGTGCAGGGACATGGAGCACGAACGGCAAGGGTTGTGGCCGTTTTGGGAAGGATTGCTCGCCGATTTATCCCGTGCGCGGGATATGCCCTAACGGTTGGCACCTGCCGGACACAACGGAATGGGGAACCTTACTTGCCGCGGTTGGCGGTAGAGAAATCGCTGGTAAAAAACTCAAGTCCATGTCTGGTTGGTATGATTACAAAGGTGAAAAAGGCGGCGGCACGGATGATTTTGGGTTCTCGGCGCTCCCTGCAGGCCTTTTGGGTGACGATGGGTATTACGACGAAGGCGAAGCCGCGTATTTCTGGAGTTCTGTACAGCGCAGGAGCCTTGATGCGTATGAAGTGTTCTTGTGCAACCAATGGGACAAGGCGGAAATGTCCAAGTTTACCGGCAGTAAGGACTATCCTGTTTCGGTCCGTTGTATCAAGGACGATGCTTCAAAGTCTTCGTCTAGCGTTACCCCGCAGTCAAGCAGTTCCTCAAAGGTCCCTGAGCCTGTCGAAGAGTCCAGCAGCAGTCTGGTGGAGCCGTCTTCGTCTAGTTCGGTCATTTTGGCGACTCCATGCAAAACCGATAGCACGGACACTTGCGAATACGGCGAGTTGGTGGATGTGCGCGATGGTCAGGCTTACAAGACAGTGAAAATTGGTGACCAGTGGTGGATGGCAGAGAATCTCAACTTCAGAACGGACTCTAGTTTTTGCTTCGACCATGAGGAACGCAATTGTACCATGTATGGTCGCCTCTACACTTGGGCTGCGGCGTCATCCGCTTGCCCTAGTGGCTGGCACTTGCCTAGTGTAACCGAATTCGAAAACCTGTTCACGGCGGTCGGGGGTTCTTCAACTGGAGGCTTGAAATTAAAGGCTACGTCCAGTTGGTATGATGGTGGCAACGGCACGGATGATTTCGGGTTTTCTGCAATCTCTACTGGCATCATGGACTACGATATGAATTACCACTTTCGTGAGGGCAATAACGCATTTTTTTGGAGTTCTTCTGAAAACGACCCCAACAATGCGTTGTTTATGAGCTTGCTTTACGACAAAGACATTGCGGACCTGAACAGCCACTTTAAGAGCTTCGGGGTTGCGGTCCGTTGCGTCAAGGATTAG
- the dnaG gene encoding DNA primase, with translation MPFYPEDVIQQLKSQADISLVIQQFLPLKRSGTNRFVGVCPFHDDHSPSMTVNPTLGIYKCFACGAGGDVFKFVQEHEKIDFNGAVEWVANFVGFSLPKFASKENAEVQEEKGMIRKLNELACNWFEQQLSLSEKALEYLAKRNISEQTRKQFHIGYAPDKREGLIAYAAKNGFSPKDCLRAGLAVEKKNGGIDDKFRDRLMIAIQNQSGTVVAFGGRDLAPKQEGFERPKYMNSPETPLYNKSEILFGLNHSRTAIAKENAVIIVEGYFDLISLYQGGVQNVVAASGTALTEFHANILARYAKTAYLVFDGDEAGRKATHRTIEIVLPKGIVPRIFALSRPDGTKIDPDNFVNEQGAEAFHEQLKGAEDWLSYLSHNSDLQGIEDRAKFITYVKSVVKSIQDKELQNQYVELIAERFNTKPTLEGIQGIRPQKKPKTAAPQAPQDIAEYAEYGDVPQQSAEPERVPWELLSPLEVRFANLLVRNPTLLDRACEYFDVELAASGIQFFESSIIDEFVNTVIAGYTETGYFSPQTLYEQLSPLLKQFMENLPEETWTSPKEIYEFYESLMVLNLRLCDRFRKGIALDTPEGVQKRLDLNKFMQNMEKLYSLYKQGKLSLDALADQLIKSKQPLLHILAATQG, from the coding sequence ATGCCCTTTTACCCGGAAGATGTCATTCAGCAGCTGAAATCGCAAGCGGACATTTCGCTTGTGATTCAGCAGTTCTTGCCGCTGAAACGCTCCGGCACAAACCGCTTCGTGGGCGTATGCCCCTTCCACGACGACCACTCCCCCTCCATGACAGTAAACCCGACGCTCGGCATCTACAAGTGCTTTGCCTGCGGTGCGGGCGGCGACGTCTTTAAGTTCGTGCAGGAACACGAGAAAATCGACTTCAATGGCGCCGTCGAGTGGGTCGCGAACTTCGTCGGGTTCAGCCTTCCCAAGTTCGCATCAAAAGAAAACGCGGAAGTGCAAGAAGAAAAGGGCATGATCCGCAAGCTGAACGAACTTGCCTGCAACTGGTTCGAGCAGCAGCTCTCGCTGAGCGAGAAAGCCCTCGAATATCTCGCAAAGCGCAACATTTCGGAACAGACGCGCAAGCAGTTCCACATCGGCTACGCCCCCGACAAGCGCGAAGGTCTCATCGCCTATGCGGCAAAGAACGGCTTTTCGCCCAAGGACTGCCTCAGGGCGGGCCTCGCCGTCGAAAAGAAGAACGGCGGAATCGACGACAAGTTCCGCGACCGTCTGATGATTGCCATCCAGAACCAGTCGGGGACAGTCGTCGCATTCGGGGGCCGCGACCTCGCGCCCAAGCAGGAAGGCTTCGAACGCCCGAAGTACATGAACAGCCCGGAAACGCCCCTCTACAACAAGAGCGAAATCCTCTTCGGGCTCAACCACAGCCGCACTGCCATCGCAAAGGAGAATGCGGTCATCATCGTGGAAGGCTACTTCGACCTCATCAGCCTCTATCAGGGCGGCGTGCAGAACGTGGTCGCGGCATCGGGCACCGCCCTCACCGAATTTCACGCGAATATCCTCGCCCGCTACGCGAAAACCGCATACCTCGTGTTCGACGGCGATGAGGCGGGGCGCAAGGCAACACACCGCACCATCGAGATTGTGCTCCCGAAGGGAATCGTACCGCGAATTTTCGCGCTCTCCCGCCCCGACGGCACAAAGATTGACCCGGACAACTTCGTGAACGAGCAGGGCGCCGAAGCGTTCCACGAGCAACTAAAGGGCGCAGAGGACTGGCTCAGTTACCTTTCGCACAACAGCGACCTCCAGGGCATCGAGGACCGCGCGAAATTTATCACTTACGTGAAATCCGTCGTCAAGAGCATCCAGGACAAGGAACTCCAGAACCAGTACGTAGAACTCATCGCCGAACGTTTCAACACGAAGCCCACGCTGGAAGGCATCCAGGGAATCCGCCCACAAAAGAAACCCAAGACAGCCGCACCCCAAGCCCCGCAAGATATCGCGGAATACGCGGAGTACGGCGACGTGCCGCAACAGTCTGCCGAACCCGAACGCGTCCCGTGGGAACTCCTCTCTCCGCTCGAGGTGCGCTTTGCAAACCTGCTCGTACGCAACCCCACGCTTTTGGACCGCGCCTGTGAATACTTTGACGTGGAACTCGCCGCAAGTGGCATACAGTTCTTCGAATCGAGCATCATCGACGAGTTCGTGAACACGGTCATCGCGGGCTACACCGAAACAGGTTATTTTTCGCCCCAGACGCTCTACGAGCAACTTTCCCCGCTGCTCAAGCAGTTCATGGAAAACCTGCCCGAAGAAACGTGGACCAGCCCGAAAGAAATCTACGAATTCTACGAAAGCCTCATGGTGTTGAACCTGCGGCTCTGCGACCGGTTCCGCAAGGGTATTGCGCTCGACACGCCCGAAGGCGTGCAGAAAAGGCTCGACCTGAACAAGTTCATGCAGAACATGGAAAAACTCTACAGCCTCTACAAGCAGGGCAAGCTTTCGCTCGACGCACTCGCCGACCAGCTTATAAAAAGTAAACAACCGCTATTACATATTCTAGCCGCCACGCAAGGATAG
- the sufC gene encoding Fe-S cluster assembly ATPase SufC, translating to MLSIKNLKASIEDGTQILKGINLEVKPGEVHAIMGPNGSGKSTLSKVIMGHPAYHLDEGSVELDGKNLLEMDISDRANSGLFISTQYPTEIPGVNNVEFLKMALNSKRAYLGQPEINDNDFKKLCEEKMQLLEMDERYRERGVNDGMSGGEKKRNEILQMAILDPKVSFLDETDSGLDIDALRIVANGINHIMSPEKAVILVTHYQRLLDYIKPTYVHVLRHGKIILSGGPELALKLEEQGYDWIEE from the coding sequence ATGTTATCAATCAAGAATCTCAAAGCAAGCATCGAAGACGGTACACAGATCCTCAAGGGAATCAACCTCGAGGTGAAACCGGGCGAAGTCCACGCCATCATGGGCCCGAACGGCTCGGGAAAGAGCACGCTCTCGAAGGTCATCATGGGCCACCCCGCCTACCACCTGGACGAGGGCAGCGTAGAACTCGACGGAAAGAACCTGCTCGAGATGGACATCAGCGACCGCGCAAACTCCGGGCTGTTCATCAGCACGCAGTACCCGACCGAAATCCCAGGCGTGAACAACGTGGAATTCCTGAAGATGGCGCTCAACAGCAAGCGCGCGTACCTCGGCCAGCCCGAGATAAACGACAACGACTTCAAGAAGCTTTGCGAAGAAAAAATGCAGTTGCTCGAAATGGACGAGCGTTACCGTGAACGCGGCGTGAACGACGGCATGAGCGGCGGCGAAAAGAAGAGGAACGAAATCCTCCAGATGGCGATTCTCGACCCGAAGGTGAGCTTCCTCGACGAGACGGACTCCGGCCTGGATATCGACGCACTCCGCATCGTGGCAAACGGAATCAACCACATCATGAGCCCCGAAAAGGCGGTTATCCTGGTGACGCACTACCAGAGGCTCCTGGACTACATCAAGCCCACCTACGTGCACGTACTGCGCCACGGCAAAATCATCCTGAGCGGCGGGCCCGAACTCGCCCTCAAGCTCGAAGAACAGGGCTACGACTGGATCGAGGAATAA
- a CDS encoding SufD family Fe-S cluster assembly protein, protein MDAITRIKQLGMPRRNNELWTFFPVAKIPAPEFPDACTCSDDFAEENDFAALLPVAQNARTMVQNIADGSEEMAMLKCNNDFGHTVLNIGKNAKVSIEILDNKVMHPICAERFDVNVGEGADVEIFFANPANDLPLTFRHFRITQAAGSNVRFSAIERGNGITRVSIDAFLNAAGASFDARTLNILGGESSSHHRLHIYHNAPETTSTQLSRNLLDGNANASYDGSVIVNADCTKAFSSQLVNTILLSENSSVSVKPVLKIYHDDVECTHGNTVGELDAEQMFYLVSRGIPEKAARKMLMNAFAFDTFAPLPEGPAKKRLLQEI, encoded by the coding sequence ATGGACGCCATTACCCGCATAAAGCAACTGGGAATGCCCCGCAGGAACAACGAACTGTGGACGTTCTTCCCCGTGGCAAAGATTCCCGCGCCCGAATTCCCCGACGCGTGCACCTGCAGTGACGACTTTGCAGAAGAAAACGACTTCGCGGCACTCCTCCCGGTGGCGCAGAACGCCCGCACGATGGTCCAGAACATCGCCGACGGTTCCGAAGAGATGGCGATGCTCAAGTGCAACAACGACTTCGGGCATACCGTGCTGAACATCGGCAAGAACGCAAAAGTGAGCATCGAGATTCTCGACAACAAGGTGATGCACCCGATTTGCGCGGAACGGTTCGACGTGAACGTGGGCGAAGGCGCCGACGTGGAGATATTCTTTGCGAACCCCGCGAACGACCTGCCGCTCACCTTCAGGCATTTCCGTATTACGCAGGCAGCCGGCAGCAACGTGCGCTTTTCGGCCATCGAGCGCGGGAACGGCATTACCCGCGTGAGCATCGACGCCTTCCTGAACGCAGCAGGGGCAAGCTTTGACGCACGCACGCTGAATATCCTCGGCGGGGAATCGTCGAGCCACCACAGGCTCCACATCTACCACAACGCCCCCGAAACCACGAGCACGCAGCTTTCGCGCAACCTGCTCGACGGCAACGCAAACGCCAGTTACGACGGAAGCGTCATTGTGAATGCGGACTGCACCAAGGCCTTCTCGAGCCAGCTCGTGAACACCATCCTGCTTTCCGAAAACAGCAGCGTTTCCGTGAAGCCGGTGCTGAAAATCTACCACGACGACGTGGAATGCACGCACGGCAATACCGTGGGCGAACTCGACGCCGAGCAGATGTTCTACCTGGTAAGCCGAGGAATCCCCGAAAAGGCGGCCCGCAAGATGCTCATGAACGCCTTTGCGTTCGACACCTTTGCGCCCCTGCCCGAAGGCCCCGCAAAAAAGCGCCTTTTACAGGAAATCTAA
- a CDS encoding SulP family inorganic anion transporter, protein MTNIHAKESFKNFLLGVKATVTPESVRVLRRGYTKKNFVSDLMSGLIVGILALPLAIAFAIASGVGPEQGLYTAIIAGFTISLLGGSRFQIGGPTGAFIVIVYGIVSQYGYDGLASATLLAGILLIIFGIAKFGAIIKFIPYPVTVGFTAGIAIIIALGQVPNFFGLRFLAKDPADAIGKIKLYATSFDTVNMYAVIVGLVALAVCILWPKITTKIPGSLVAIVVATVMVKVLGWDDPLTGHGVVTIGMKNHIPSGFPVPHLPNISIEMMQKVFQPALTIAILGAIESLLSAVVADGMTSTKHRSNTELFGQGVANILSPIFGGIPATGAIARTATNIRNGAVSPVSGLVHAVVLLLIMLVLGKYAEMIPMAALAAVLFQVAFNMCGYRSFIKMFKAPKSDIIVMLVAFSLTVIIDLTVAIEVGVLLAAVLFIKRMSDVSEMETVTEALKDDDEEAAHNELSRQVPKGVVVYELAGSLFFGAVDKFKDTMARISDKPKILILRMRSVSSIDAAGIQMIEDLLNRCNREGTQLLLSGVHAQPVVALTRAGVLKQLGEENALGNIDAALNRARELLGLPVVDASHEVPQAPTVSWEKSLDKPWMPEESNAAIAEETPEVIAEKMMDEPIKIIENEKK, encoded by the coding sequence ATGACCAATATTCACGCCAAGGAATCGTTCAAGAACTTCCTACTGGGCGTAAAAGCGACCGTAACCCCTGAATCTGTCCGGGTACTCCGCCGGGGTTACACCAAGAAAAACTTCGTGAGCGACCTGATGTCGGGCCTTATCGTGGGAATCCTCGCGCTCCCGCTCGCCATCGCATTCGCCATCGCCTCGGGCGTGGGCCCCGAACAGGGCCTGTACACCGCGATTATAGCGGGTTTTACAATTTCCCTGCTGGGCGGTAGCCGTTTCCAGATTGGCGGCCCCACGGGTGCCTTCATCGTGATTGTCTACGGTATCGTAAGCCAGTACGGCTACGACGGCCTGGCTTCCGCGACGCTCCTCGCGGGTATCCTGCTCATTATCTTTGGCATCGCGAAGTTCGGTGCAATAATCAAGTTCATTCCGTACCCGGTAACCGTGGGCTTTACCGCGGGTATCGCCATCATCATCGCGCTCGGCCAGGTCCCGAACTTCTTCGGGCTCCGCTTCCTCGCGAAGGACCCGGCCGATGCCATCGGGAAAATCAAGCTGTATGCGACTTCGTTCGATACCGTGAACATGTATGCGGTAATTGTGGGTCTCGTGGCGCTTGCGGTCTGCATCCTGTGGCCGAAGATCACCACGAAGATTCCGGGCTCGCTTGTCGCGATTGTCGTCGCGACCGTGATGGTGAAGGTGCTTGGCTGGGATGACCCGCTTACGGGCCACGGCGTGGTGACCATCGGCATGAAGAACCATATCCCGAGCGGGTTCCCGGTGCCGCACCTGCCCAACATAAGCATCGAGATGATGCAGAAGGTGTTCCAGCCGGCTTTGACGATTGCCATCCTCGGTGCCATTGAGTCCCTGCTAAGTGCGGTCGTTGCCGACGGTATGACCAGCACCAAGCACCGCTCCAATACTGAACTTTTCGGCCAGGGCGTGGCGAATATCCTTTCCCCGATTTTTGGCGGTATCCCCGCGACGGGCGCGATTGCCCGTACCGCGACAAACATCCGTAACGGCGCGGTGAGCCCGGTTTCGGGCCTGGTGCATGCGGTCGTGCTCCTGCTCATTATGCTCGTGCTCGGCAAGTATGCCGAAATGATCCCGATGGCGGCGCTTGCTGCAGTGCTTTTCCAGGTGGCGTTCAACATGTGCGGCTACCGGAGCTTCATCAAGATGTTCAAGGCGCCCAAGAGCGATATTATCGTGATGCTCGTGGCGTTCTCCCTCACGGTGATTATCGACCTCACTGTGGCAATCGAAGTGGGCGTGTTGCTTGCGGCGGTGTTGTTTATCAAGCGCATGAGCGATGTGTCCGAGATGGAAACGGTGACCGAGGCCCTCAAGGATGACGACGAGGAGGCCGCGCACAACGAGCTCAGCCGCCAGGTGCCGAAGGGCGTGGTGGTTTATGAGTTGGCCGGTTCGCTGTTCTTTGGCGCGGTCGACAAGTTCAAGGACACGATGGCCCGCATCTCGGACAAGCCGAAGATTCTTATTCTGCGCATGCGTAGCGTGTCGAGCATCGATGCCGCAGGCATCCAGATGATCGAGGACCTGCTGAACCGCTGCAACCGCGAAGGGACGCAGCTCCTGCTCAGTGGCGTGCATGCCCAGCCCGTGGTGGCCTTGACGCGTGCCGGCGTGCTCAAGCAACTCGGTGAAGAAAATGCCCTCGGGAACATCGACGCGGCGCTCAACCGTGCGCGTGAACTGCTTGGCCTGCCTGTGGTGGATGCCTCGCACGAGGTTCCGCAGGCGCCCACCGTTTCTTGGGAAAAGAGCCTCGACAAGCCCTGGATGCCCGAGGAATCCAACGCCGCGATTGCCGAAGAGACGCCCGAAGTTATTGCCGAGAAGATGATGGACGAACCCATCAAGATTATCGAGAACGAGAAGAAGTAG
- a CDS encoding OmpH family outer membrane protein yields MIRKVLIALMMVFACASFAEDGLRIAHVDSKLIFDGYKGTKKAQEEYDRQVAKWEQQANLLQKELSAIKEKLDKQLLMLSDEKKRELEAEYNKKDIELKTFIDRVYGRKGELVTQNEKVSAPIIQLIRKAVNEIALQEGYDMVVDRATGAVLFWKKENDLTNKVLEYLNSR; encoded by the coding sequence ATGATTCGCAAGGTTCTAATCGCTTTGATGATGGTTTTCGCGTGCGCGAGTTTCGCCGAAGACGGCCTGCGCATCGCTCACGTGGATTCCAAGCTCATCTTCGACGGCTACAAGGGCACGAAGAAGGCGCAGGAAGAATACGACCGCCAGGTGGCCAAGTGGGAACAGCAGGCGAACCTCTTGCAGAAGGAACTTTCCGCCATCAAGGAAAAACTCGACAAGCAGTTGCTGATGCTCAGCGACGAAAAGAAGCGCGAACTCGAGGCGGAATACAACAAGAAGGATATCGAGCTCAAGACGTTTATCGACCGCGTGTATGGCCGTAAGGGCGAACTTGTGACCCAGAACGAGAAGGTGAGCGCGCCCATTATCCAGCTTATCCGCAAGGCGGTGAACGAGATTGCCCTGCAGGAAGGCTACGATATGGTCGTGGACCGCGCGACGGGTGCGGTACTCTTCTGGAAGAAGGAAAACGACCTGACCAACAAGGTGCTCGAGTACCTGAACAGTCGTTAG